The DNA window cgctCATGAACACTTTCACATACAGCACATATccagacaaccacacacacggcAGTTAGTTTGTGCAGACGAGTGCATCGAGGAGAGTGGCCCTACCCGCGGTGCCAAGATGGCAGCAGCCAGGCAACAGAACAAAGCAACCAACCTAAAGCGCTAACACTAAAAACAAACGGAATAACTCCAAAACAACAGCTggtgaaaaatacaatacagttGAACCAGCGTGAAAAAGGACACCTCGTGTTGCCTGATTTCGACTGAAACATGTTAATGTGCTGAATGCAACGAATGCCCAGCAATCTGTGCCTAAACAGTTATCTCCAATAAAACATTGAAGAATGCGCCTTAAAAGTACCTTTTAAATATATCaaagggggagggggtagaAAGACTTAATTAATGTTCTTTGCGTTGCTGGCTTGTATTCTGTACATTCTTAAGAGACACATACAAACCAAAACTGTGAGAAAGGTATTCTATTTGGTTGTTTTAAGGATTCCTCTTCCATGTATTACCACTATTTTGCCTTGGTGGATGGGACTTTGTGAAATTGTTAAGAGCAGATCCGCCTCTGTCTCAGTGAAAAGCTTTGACAGTTCACCCACTGGACATTTTAACATGCCACCCAAATGCTTCTTGTTAGTTCTATGCAAGCAACAAGGCATAGCAACCCGACAGCCACAAGATTAAATAAGGATAGACACAAAGTGCTCTGATGTGTCTGTCATCTTTTGATAAGAaaagcagaaaaacaacactttcactaaaaagaaaataaatggatcACTATACTAGCTATGATTTCATTTGGGCAGCTAAGACTGGTActaacaaatattttgttcagTGGACAGGGGTTGACACAaactaaaatacaataaatactcTTTGAAAGGATACAGCGTATCTTGATCAGCCAGAAGGACATAGGAGAAAAGGCATGTCCATCTTTCAAATTGATTTGGCAAGGCTCATTGATCactcacttaaaaaaaagaaaaaaaaatagaaaaacgcCCCCTTGCAGCCCCGCTCATTCATAGTACTTATGGCACTACAGCAATTTCATCATGTTTCAAATGTCTTTTCTTATTCACCCTGAACACACATCCCTAATGGTACCTATTGAACATGACAGGTTTCATTTGTCCACAATTTCCTCTTTTCTGACAGTGTAAAGTGCAACAGTGCTTCGTTCTCTCCTCGGCCCAGGGGGTAACCATGGTTACCAGAGCTCCTTCTCCCTGACGCTGGGTGTCTCCCAACAGACCCAAATAAGATCCAAGGAGTCAGGGTTCAGGGCAATCACTGGTCGCGCTGGTCTCACTGGTTACACTAGCGCTAATGCTTATACTaacatcctcctcctcttcatcatcatcatcatcatcttcctcttcgACTTCTTCTTGTCCATTTTCAACTTCTACCACTTCTTCTGGTTCTTCTAGACTGTAAAGGGTGGACTTCAGGGGTTTGACCAAGTCTTCCTCATAGACCCTCAGGATTGCTTCACACACAAACTTGTATTGGCTCTGAGGACAAACAGGAGATagagaggaaaggaagagagtTAATATGGTTATGATATCTGTTGTAATGGTCCAACCAACACTGGGACACAGGGGCAGTCAGTTACTTTCCTTAACTTGCTAAGAATCCCTAACACCAAAGTCAAAGAGCATGAAATAAATTCTCTAAACAACAGTTTAAGGAATATATTAAATTTTTGTTGGACAACCCTGCTTTGAAGGCTTCAAAGGTTTTGGAGTTGTGGTTAGATTATAGCAGGGCACACAGTATAAATAAATCTCAATAGCAATGATCCGAGAAATGTAGGAAGCAAAATCTCTACACTTCCTTACCCAATCTGGAGTGAAAACGGCATTCTACTGGCATAAAAGATTATCACTGACACACTAACAATGTACCATTGACTGTCAAACACTGGGATGAATAAAATGAGGATAATCAGAGTAGGATAATCATGTCCTGTCTACTCTGTGATCATTTTATTCTAAACTCCCAGCACAGATTCTTGCTAGTCTTTGGAGGACATTTCAGCCACTCTGGgtaaggagggaggggagaattTAACCCGAAAAGAGTGGGAGACAGGGGAATAaaccaggagagggagacaggggaataaaccaggagagggagacaggggaataaaccaggagagggagacaggggaataaaccaggagagggagacaggggaatAAACCAGCAGAGCGAAACAAGGAGAACTTACGGGAGTCTGAATCATCATGGCTCTCTGGTCCCTCATGGTCCTGACGATATCTAATGGATATACAGGCTGACTGCACTCCATCAAGCACAATGCCGTCTCCATGGTGATGAGGACTCCCGTTCGGCCAATCCCCGCACTGTGACATGACACGAGGGCAAAATGGGAGGATTAGGAAGTTTCACTAACTCAATTTCTACCTTTAatgaaaaaatgttttaacctaATTTGTGATTATTCAACACCAATATTTAACagtgaagtgaataaaaaaaataaaaaaaacggaCAAATAGAACACTATTTTTGCGTATTCAATAGCAGAATTATTTTGCAGCATAATTTGATGTGATATTGCGTACATCCTACTGGTTGGCAGGTCTGTTATTGCTTTGCCTTACTGCAGAAACTCCCTACGAACTTGGGTGAGTTGAAGATCAGGGAATTACGTGTGGCTTTCCAAGCACATCCTGCCCATCCGTTCTGCATGTTATCACACTATTCACCCAACCAGGAAATAGAGCTTGCAATCGCGCAACTCGCCACAAGGAGTTACTAGAATGCAACGTGGGATAGAAATGCTCACCGACCATCTCTCATCCAACCCAGAGGTATTGAGACAACTTGCACTGCCCTTTGCTGGTCTCCTTGCCACAGTCGTTAATGAGAATCCACATTTATTGCATTAAAGACGCACTCAAGGACATTTATGAATGGATAAACTATTTACTAAACCTAATTTTGGAGTGgatgtaaaatgttgttaatatgtgcataatctataagtaaAACCACTACCATgacatgaaattcaaaatgtcaAAGTTACTGACATTTTAAGCAACTGTTGGGCACCTTGCTCCCTTCtgcaaccagtggccaaaaatcctgACAGCATCTTTAAGTCCTGGAATTCCTAACAAAGCATTTGACTGTCTTCCAGCACGTGGTGAGACATGTCCAGGCTGAGTTTGATTGGCAGATAACTTGGCTTGAGTGAGGCCAAAGTTGCATGTTTAGAAAGATGTGCTCTGGGCAGCTGTGCCGTACAGCTTTGTGTAGGAGTCTAGTAGGACATCTCCACAGTGAGAAAAAAACCTATCccacataaaataaaatgttcattgcCCAGTGTGTTTTTTGCCTTATGAAAGACGTTGAAGGCATTGAATGCGCATGGCGCTTTACAACTCGTACCTGCAGTGGACCACCACAGGCTCGTCCTTGCTGGCTCGTTTGCTCCGCACCAGGTTGACGAAGTCCAGGAAGTCTGTGGAGTCGTCTGGGACGCCGTGGTCCGGCCAGGCCACGTACTGGATCTGGGTCAACTCCCGGACCTCCTCGCtctgtcaccatggcaacacacCGCACAGTCAGCCCAGTATCGCCATGACAATGGGGGGTAAAGACAGCGTGCTCTGCACCCCGCCCTATTAACATTCCCCACCATGACACACAAATGGCTAAGTAACGACAGCGAGCAtggctaatccaagttaatatGGGACGCGGGGTTATGAAAACATGGTTGGTTTTGTCGCCGTGTAAACGGCGCATCTATCAACATTGCCACggtaacacacacatgctgcaTGTTAATACTGGAAGCCTCATGGTGGTGGTTGGCGGTTGCCACAGCAACAAACTGATTCTCCTTATGTGCACCACATTAGACCAAAAAAGAACAGCCCACAAGTCACCACGGCAACTCTCCGtgcttctttctttttttaaacacttaaAGCGATAATCCCATTTTTTAGTCCTATTGTATGAAAGAGCACAAGCTCTGATTCACCACTTCTTGTAGTTGACTTCAGACTTCCAAATAgctaacattacatttacattggcTGCAGGGGAAACAACTGCCACGTGCGAGCTTACCACAAGGTGTGTGAGAGTCATCTCTCGGACCAGGAAGGCTGAGTTGCTCTCCTCAGTAAGGCAGGTAACCTGGAAGTGACCATATGTGGAGGTGCTGTCAGGGTTGGGCCAGTACTGATGACACTTCACCTGTTAGCACAAAGCAAAATCAGTCGGCATCTTCACCCAGGGGGAAAAACAGCAGCACGCAGGTCATTCCTGAAATACAGAATCTATGATGGTACATGACACATACCCTTCCCCTTTCCACCTGGGTGGTGAGCATGACCACCGTGGAGGAGCCCTGCTCCCAGGTCATCTGCCAGAAATCTGGGCACGTGTTGGGCAGCGGGCCCTGACACGCGATGTACCGGTTGATCAGGCTGGACGCTGGGATCTCCATCTACAATACATGGAGGATAGAACAAGAGCCATGAGCATTGTGGGCACGTGTCCATTTCCATTCCTTGGAGCAGAGACTGACTACACCTCCATCTCAGCCAACAGGGAGGCCTATTTTAGGCCTGCCAAGCAAAGACTTCATGGTAGGTGTGGGTGGACTGAGTCGAACAGCATTAGGCGACGAGGGAGGAAGTTGGAAGAACTCACATTGATGTAGTTCGCATTGATGTAGTCATCTGTGCTTTTCAGAATGACCCGCGTGGCGTCGTCTAAAAATAGAAATGGGGTGGGGTGGAGAGAAACAAGGAGTTTGAAATGAGTTAAGTCTGCTAAGAAAAAATAACTCAACCGTGCTGGGGACTAGCGTTCCAATACTCACATGGTGAGATGTCTCTGTAGCGGTTTTTGGATATGTTCTGAGGTAATTTGGCACACAACATTGTCATTCCAGGCCTCTTCCTGTAAAGTTGCTGAAAGAAAAGAATAAAAGTGTTAAAAACAACAACGGATtactttaaatgtttacttATGCTCTTTCTTGATCGGCCCCAAAACACatgtaaaaacacaaagcaTCACAAATAAAAGAACAGTTTCCTTCCTGTAAAAAGCCCCACGGTCTGTCCTTAAGAAGCTTCCACCTGCTGTGAGCGCAATTCATAAGATGCTTCTAATCTTTAAAATGGGATTACTTGCATATTAAAAGTGCTGTACCAGATAAAgaccaaaacacaaaatgtttccatAAAGCCACACATTTCATCAGCGCATAACGGTGTGTTCTGTGCGTTTCCCACACCACAACACTTTTAGAACATTCTTCTAGTCTAATAACACAACGGCACAAAGCAACAGGAAGCTGTTAAGTGTGCCTGATGAAAGACAGGAAGTTATTGGAATGTGGAATAGGAAATGATAAGGCCGATGTTCTTCACCACAACCAAGAAGCAGGACTTTCTATGAGGTGAATCACTTCACTCTTGGATTGCACAGAAACAGCAATAAAGCCTGATAAAGTGACAAATGCGTAAAACCGGTTATAGGCCCGAATTTCCCTTAAGAAAGCGATAACCTAAAGTCCCTTGTGCCCTGGTCGAGGTGAAAACCATAGGGCAGATACCAGGGGGAGCTATTGCGCTCGCTGCATATCCAAGCAACACAGAAGATCACAAAGATCCAGAAGACAGGAGTCCTGCAATCAGCAAGATTTTCATTGACAGGTGAAAGAAGGACTCACATCAAACTGGGCTAGTAACGCCCCGCTGAGCAGGCCTTCCTTCAGGGTCACCATGGATTCCCTCCAGGCGCCCTGGTCCCTCTGACTGGGGTCTTGAGGACATTTCTCTGGGATGTACTGGAAGTCCGGCTCCGTGTCCTGCTTCTCCTCCACCACGTCATAGATGGCTATGGACACAGGACAGCAAAACGGCTGGTTAGAAAAGTCAGAAAAGGACCGGATCCCTTATTACTGTATTAGGCTGGTTTAAAATACCAACACCAGAATACCACTGTGAAAGAAGGTATGtgttatttatatacagtgcgTGAAAAATATTGGAAAGTAGACAGTAGTCTCTTTTTAGATATTCTTTGTTCTTCTGTATAGGAATTATGGTGTATTTTACAATGgttattatattaacaaaccAGCAGATTACTTGGTAATCGATCAGAACACTCTCCTCACCATTGGGCCTGACCAAAAGAATGAGCTCTCCTGAATGGCTGTCACAGCTGGCCTTGATGAACATGACCACCTGGTCGTGAGAATGGTCCGAGATGTCCCGACCATTGATCAAAACCACCTGGTCACCTTCGTTCAGGCGAGGGACACAAAGGTCAGCCTGTAGAAGGTTGAAGGAGAACGCGGTCAAAACACAGTTGGGTCAAGTCGTTCTAGTCTGCTGTGGACCATGAAGGTTGGGCATAAAGTGTCTCAGAGCAGCAGTCAATCAAGGTTCAGCTCTGCTCAGTCCATTTAACTGCATTCATTACAGTATCATCTAGATGGCAGACTTCATCAACATCAGATTAACCTCCAGCCTTGTCTGTTGAGCTCTGAATGGACTGTTGCTGAGTGACATTAAATCAGACCGGTTCATTTAAAGGGACAGTGAACAGTACGACTTGCTCTTTCTCCTCCACACTCTGAACAATGGATTTTCTTATGCTGTGTATGAGAGTCAGAGTGACTGAGGTCGTCAGTGGAACAAGAGAGAAAAGGCAAGAGGTTGTGATGAAGGCCAGAAGGAGAATAAAAGAtgtggagacagagagcgagCGGGGGTTTTCCAGAAACAGAGACCCAGAGTTTTCATGACTGTTGCAATGCAAACGCGCGGGGTTCACGGCAGCATTTCCACATACCGATGTCCCAGGGGCAACACGAGACACGATGACAGGCATCTTCTGATCAGCTCCCCCCTGACACAAAACAATGGAGAGAAGGGTCAACCAAGAGGTCAGTAACAGTAACAGAAGGCCAGGAGATGTGCCTCCGGGACCTCCTCATGGCATAGGATGATGTAAGGGCACCTGGCATAGGTCTAGGCAGAGGACTCACCTTGACATTGAAGCCGAATCGACCATTGTCGTCCGGTCTCATCTTAATGAGGACCAGATTGTCGTGAGGGACTACACCGTTGAGCtgtggagaacacacacacacagatgtgtaaACACATCGACACGCTTCCCACAGAGCCTCAGGAGAAGGTTCAAGGGTCAACCCAGGACCCGCTTTAGTAACTTGGATTAGATCATTAGGAGACTAAATGGAGGGAAGTGGGGACGTGGTAACGATTGAGGGTTTGTTCattaggatccccattagctaATGCAGCAACGACAGCTAGTCTTCCAGGGGTCCGGCACAGAAATCATATGTTTAACATACAATGAAAAGAATTAAGTTATACAATTCTATACATTACACattacttaaaacatttttattaaaagaacacaaaaataaaaacaagctcAACAAGCAAGATGAGTCCTTTACTATTTGTTCAgtcatttaattgtattgtctagggagagggaagtctgggcatctctgcttagactgctgcccctgtgacccggccccagataagcggaagaagatgatgatgataagaAAAAAATCTTGAAAATGGCACTGGTATTGGTTTTATGAACGTGATCTGGAAGAGAACTCCACTCTGTAACGGCTTGGTAAACTACTGTGGATTTGAGGATATTAGGGTGGTGGTCTTACTGTGGTCTTGTCGGTTGCCACGGGAACATCGTACATCTCATTGACATGATTGTCTAGGAGACTCTGCTGGGAGTGGGCCTGGATAATCTGGCTCAGGTTCTTCCGGGACTGTTTGGGAGGGAGGGCTGGAGGAGGCCCCTCTACAACCTCTGGGGATCTGTAGAAGGACACCCACACATTGTTTGCAAATTTCACCTCCAGTTTGTCGATCCTCAATTCTTTTTCAAGATAAGATTGGATTTGCTAAAATCCAATTGAGTTAACAATAGAGCTCAGTAAGCCATTCAGCCAAACGGCACATTTGGTTAAGCTAAGACAACAGTTGCCCCTGTGGCCACTGGCCAACAACAGAGCAGAcctcatacagtatattctccaacagagacacacagtactgtatgtgttgtgGGCCTAACCAGCACAGGCAGTCACTCAAGTTCATAAACCCCAGGAGACACAGGAGCCTAGCCAGGGCCAGTTCCACCATATTGCCTTTGTTTGACATCCTGTAAACAGTCTCATGAAAAAGTAAGAACAgcccctggaaagttgtcttttttttttttttttacttgtactTTTTTGGATATAAGTATTTGAGCAAAATCCAACCACAGTCATTAATAAAGGTAACAAATTCAACAAAACTCATTTTATATTTACTTTGAAGGCGGCCTTGCcctgaaaaacaaatatcaagacaCAACTGACATTTTTGCCAGATTTGGAGAAAGACCAAAACTAATGGAACAGTGTGCTCTAGATCGATGAGTCAATCTGACGATGTTTGGCCACAATGCCAGACGCCACGTTTGGTAAAaaccaaaatattaaataaactaATACCGttcgtaaagcatggaggcagtGGTATTATGGTTTGGGCCTGAGTCAACCATAACTTCCATATTGTACAAGAAAACTTTTGAGTTTGAATGtcaggccatctgtcaaaaagctgaagctgaatcAAACATGGATCAACAGGAAAAGTATCcagaacataaaaacaaagcTAGAAGAGAATGGCTCAGAAGATATGTGGTGTTATAAAATGGTTGAGTCAAAGCCCAGTCCTCAATCCTGTCAAAATGGAGGGGATTGAATGCAAGcggtgcatgcaagaaagccctcgAAGAAGACAGTTGAAGCAGTGCTGTAAGTGTAGACAAGAGTGGGCAAAAAAAATCCTCCCAGTTGATTTATGACACCGGCAAGAAATGGGTACATACAGCCAAAAGCGTAaaacaccagctattgaagccGGGGTTGCATAAATATTTTCCATACACTTTTTTTGTGACTAATAAATTACTGCGAAGTATAATCTGTGTCATTTCTTAAGTTAGATTACCTTTATATGTCAATAGTGTTGAAATAAAGAGTACTTTTTCATATGACTAACACTAGGTTGGTGAAAGAACAGAGATGACAGTCTAGCCTGTCTTGGACAGTAGGACAGtgactgcaggcaggcccaACCCCACAAGTCACTCTTTAAAGGTCAATTCTGGGTCAACAGCCTTTCAAGTGTAGCCAggatgtagtttttttttttccctccaatTTACAGATCATGTTGTAGAGGGGAACATAACGTGACCTGGTATTTTTACTTTGGGTTCCTAACAAGAAACCTTATCCGGACTGAGCCACAGCTAAGTGACAGGGGATGttctgttttcaaatgtttattttgagaggggggggggggggggggggggggggggggggcgtgtttgtgtgtgcctcaCTGTCTCAGGAAAACTGAGCAGGTGGTTATGTCATCTTTGAGATCGGTGACAAGAGAGACCAGCAAATGGTTTGGCCGGGAATGTGGGTTCATGTTAGCGTGTGTGGCTGCGTTTCCCTGTCCACACGCCTGCAGGGCTGAAAAGACCGAGGAAAAGGAGGGAACGCGTACAGTATCACTGATGTGGCTTTGATTGTGTGTACATTCATGGGTTCAATTCTAGTGTCAAGTCCTGGGTCAGAACTTGGCATTAATCCCTCCATTTCCAGTAGAGGGGCGGTGTACTGTATCTGAACTAGTCCTCGCGACATAGCTCTTGGTAAGATAACACTCCTACATCATAGAAAGATGACAAAAGAGGGAGACGCACAGAGACAATAGAATACAGGCTATTGATTTGTTCTAGCTTAGCGGCACTTACCCAACCTAGCCTATTTATAAGCAGTTCCTGGAACTCTGAAAGGCACCTCAAATAACATCGCAGCATAACCCAACACCAGTAGCTCAGTAGGTTAGGCTTCTCTCAGAGGGACCACAGGGACTCGAGAAGAGCCACATGGGGGAATCCTGACCCAGTCAGAGACACCAGGGTTGGGATACACTCAGATATCAGTAAACTAGACCCGCAGGGTTGGCCTTTTGACCCAAGAAGTGGATACGGCACCCAGACAGAGACAAGCCGAACTAAAGGCTTTATGATCCTTCAATGTACACCCCtcccatcccagagctgtaaaCACTTAACAACCCACGTTCAAAGGCCCCGTCTCGACTCAAgtcaattaaattacatttggtaAAAGGGTGCGAACTGAAATTGCAAAACACTGACACGGAGGCTAACTAACTGTTAAAAAGACAGTTTCAGCAGTAACTGCACACAGTGTGACACTGGCATTGTAAAGTCAAATTAAATGTGGCttccattgatttttttttttcttgcagaTGCTTTAG is part of the Esox lucius isolate fEsoLuc1 chromosome 16, fEsoLuc1.pri, whole genome shotgun sequence genome and encodes:
- the ptpn4a gene encoding tyrosine-protein phosphatase non-receptor type 4, whose product is MTARFRLPAGRSYNVRASELARDRQHTEVVCNILLLDNTVQAFKVNKQHLGQVLLDVVFKHLELTERDYFGLHLADDSSDNPRWLDPNKPIRKQLKRGSPHNLSFRVKFFVTDPNKLQEEYTRYQYFLQLKQDILTGRLPCPHNTAALLASYAVQSELGDYSDTEHVPGYLSEFCFIPNPPQCFDKEVTKHHQQHSGLSPAQAEFNYLNTARTLELYGVELHYARDQSHTEILIGVMSSGIVVYKNRVRINCFPWLKIVKISFKCKQFFVQLRREVNETRETLLGFNMVNYRACKNLWKTCVEHHTFFRLDRPVPPQKNFFAHYFTLGSKFRYCGRTEVQSVQYGKEKGIKDRVFARSPSKPLARKLMGGTDWEAVSRNSLSDERLETQSLPTRSPPGTPNHRNPFIQEGSRTRPSSVGHLVDHVIHASPSLPVFSNHKSASSTQANSISLDSTPSPEVVEGPPPALPPKQSRKNLSQIIQAHSQQSLLDNHVNEMYDVPVATDKTTLNGVVPHDNLVLIKMRPDDNGRFGFNVKGGADQKMPVIVSRVAPGTSADLCVPRLNEGDQVVLINGRDISDHSHDQVVMFIKASCDSHSGELILLVRPNAIYDVVEEKQDTEPDFQYIPEKCPQDPSQRDQGAWRESMVTLKEGLLSGALLAQFDQLYRKRPGMTMLCAKLPQNISKNRYRDISPYDATRVILKSTDDYINANYINMEIPASSLINRYIACQGPLPNTCPDFWQMTWEQGSSTVVMLTTQVERGRVKCHQYWPNPDSTSTYGHFQVTCLTEESNSAFLVREMTLTHLVSEEVRELTQIQYVAWPDHGVPDDSTDFLDFVNLVRSKRASKDEPVVVHCSAGIGRTGVLITMETALCLMECSQPVYPLDIVRTMRDQRAMMIQTPSQYKFVCEAILRVYEEDLVKPLKSTLYSLEEPEEVVEVENGQEEVEEEDDDDDDEEEEDVSISISASVTSETSATSDCPEP